The Prunus persica cultivar Lovell chromosome G8, Prunus_persica_NCBIv2, whole genome shotgun sequence genome includes a region encoding these proteins:
- the LOC18766319 gene encoding pleiotropic drug resistance protein 1: MSHANEVDAKQLGLQERKGLLERLVGAVEEGQESFLLRLKSRIDRVGISFPTIEVRFEHLNISAEAYVGSRALPTVLNYCVNLVEGFLNSIYILPTKKKHLSILKDVSGIIKPGRMALLLGPPSSGKTTLLLALAGKLHQDLKFSGSVTYNGYEMHEFVPQRSAAYISQHDVHIAEMTVKETLAFSARCQGVGPRYEMLVELNRREREVNIKPDPDVDIFMKAIATEGQKEILVTDYILKILGLDACADTLVGDQLLRGISGGQKKRVTTGEMLVGPARALFMDEISTGLDSSTTYQIVNSVKNYVHILNGTAVVSLLQPAPETYELFDDIILLSDGQIVYQGPREQVLDFFESMGFKCPERKGVADFLQEVTSRKDQKQYWTSRDEPYRFITVKHFSAAFQSFSVGKRITEELAAPFDKTKSDPAALTTKKYGIRKVELLKACFSRELLLMKRNSFVYVFKLTQLAIMALITMTVFLRIDMGRDSVTDGGIYAGALFYSFVTVMFSGMSEISMTIAKLPVFYKQRDLFFPSWAYALPTWILKIPITFLDVSVWVFITYYVIGFDPCVERFFRQYLLFLLISQMASALNRSIAGLGRSMVVAYTFGSFAQLMLFALGGFVLSRENIKKWWIWGYWISPLMYGQNAIVVNEFLGKSWSHVLPNSMEPLGVAVLRSHGFFTHPSWYWTGVGALIGYTLIFNVCFTVALTYLNPLEKQQAVKLEESQSKEHDEKSGEVGWSQNKGNSLIPQINSDNGEECTNHNKKRGMVLSFEPHSITFDKITYSVDMPQSMKNQGVVEDKLVLLKCVSGAFRPGVLTALMGVSGAGKTTLMDVLAGRKTRGYIEGNISVSGYPKKQDSFARISGYCEQNDIHSPYVTVYESLMYSAWLRLSTKISSGTRKMFVDEVMGLVELNPLRQALVGLSGESGLSTEQRKRLTIAVELVANPSVIFMDEPTSGLDARAAAIVMRAVRNIVDTGRTIVCTIHQPSIDIFEAFDELFLMKQGGQEMYVGPLGRHSCHLIKYFEGIEGVSKIKNGYNPATWMLEVTTSAKETALGIDFADVYRSSEIYRRNKSLIEELSTPAPGSKDLYFPTRYPQSFFTQCKACLWKQHWSYWHNPEYNAIRLIYTTVVALLLGTMFWNLGSKMEKQQELFNAIGSMYASVIFLGIENAMTVQPIVAVERTVFYRERAAGMYSALAYAFAQLTIELLYVFAQAVIYSVLVYAMIGFEWTVAKFFWYLFFMFFTCLYFTFYGMMGVALTPNQHVAGITSNAFYALWNLFSGFIIPRTRIPIWWRWYYWASPMAWTLYGLTVSQFGDIQAKLNTGETVQEFLRSYFGFKQEFLGVVAAVVVGFALLFAFTYAFSIKMLNFQWR, translated from the exons ATGAGCCATGCCAATGAAGTTGATGCGAAACAGCTTGGTTTGCAAGAAAGGAAAGGCTTGCTTGAGAGGCTGGTCGGAGCAGTGGAAGAGGGTCAAGAGAGCTTCTTGTTGAGGCTCAAGAGCCGCATTGATAG AGTTGGAATAAGCTTTCCTACAATAGAAGTCAGATTTGAGCATCTAAACATTTCAGCTGAAGCTTATGTTGGAAGCAGGGCTTTGCCTACAGTCTTGAACTATTGTGTTAACTTAGTGGAG GGTTTCTTGAATTCCATCTATATTCTTCCCACTAAGAAGAAACACTTGTCTATCCTTAAAGATGTCAGTGGGATCATCAAGCCTGGCAG aaTGGCACTGCTTTTGGGTCCTCCAAGTTCCGGGAAGACCACACTCTTATTGGCTTTGGCTGGAAAGCTTCATCAGGATCTTAAG TTTTCAGGAAGTGTGACTTACAATGGTTATGAGATGCATGAGTTTGTGCCTCAAAGGAGTGCTGCCTATATCAGTCAACATGATGTTCATATTGCAGAAATGACAGTCAAAGAAACCTTGGCCTTCTCTGCAAGATGCCAAGGGGTTGGACCCCGTTATG AAATGCTGGTAGAGCTaaatagaagagaaagagaagtgaATATTAAGCCAGATCCAGATGTAGACATCTTCATGAAG GCAATTGCAACAGAAGGCCAGAAGGAAATATTGGTGACAGATTATATTCTTAAG ATTTTGGGATTAGATGCTTGTGCAGATACCTTGGTGGGTGATCAGTTATTAAGGGGTATCTCTGGAGGGCAAAAGAAACGAGTCACAACAG GTGAGATGCTTGTTGGACCTGCTAGAGCACTATTCATGGATGAAATATCAACTGGGTTGGATAGTTCAACAACTTACCAGATTGTAAATTCAGTCAAGAACTATGTTCACATCCTTAACGGGACTGCAGTCGTCTCACTGCTGCAGCCAGCACCTGAAACTTATGAACTTTTTGATGACATTATTCTACTTTCTGATGGCCAAATTGTGTACCAAGGCCCTCGTGAGCAagttcttgatttttttgaatcCATGGGCTTTAAATGTCCTGAGAGAAAAGGCGTAGCTGACTTCCTGCAAGAA GTGACATCAAGGAAAGATCAGAAGCAGTACTGGACAAGCAGAGATGAGCCTTACAGGTTCATCACAGTCAAGCACTTTTCAGCGGCTTTTCAATCTTTTTCTGTGGGGAAAAGAATTACTGAGGAACTTGCAGCTCCATTTGACAAGACCAAGAGCGACCCAGCTGCCTTAACGACCAAGAAATATGGTATAAGAAAAGTGGAACTCTTGAAAGCTTGCTTTTCAAGGGAACTCTTGCTTATGAAGAGGAATTCATTTGTCTACGTTTTTAAGCTCACTCAA CTTGCAATAATGGCACTGATCACAATGACCGTATTCCTACGGATTGATATGGGCCGTGATTCAGTAACTGATGGAGGAATATATGCTGGTGCTTTGTTCTACTCCTTCGTTACTGTTATGTTCAGTGGAATGTCAGAGATTTCTATGACTATTGCCAAGCTTCCTGTTTTTTATAAGCAAAGAGACCTTTTTTTTCCGTCTTGGGCATATGCCCTTCCCACATGGATTCTCAAGATCCCTATCACATTTTTAGATGTTTCTGTTTGGGTATTTATCACTTACTATGTCATTGGATTTGATCCCTGTGTTGAAAG GTTTTTCAGACAATACCTTCTATTCTTACTCATTAGTCAGATGGCTTCTGCGTTAAACCGATCCATTGCTGGACTTGGTAGAAGCATGGTTGTTGCTTACACATTTGGGTCATTTGCACAGCTCATGCTTTTTGCTTTGGGTGGCTTCGTCCTGTCAAGAG AGAATATAAAGAAATGGTGGATATGGGGCTATTGGATATCACCGTTGATGTATGGTCAGAATGCAATCGTGGTTAATGAGTTCCTAGGAAAGAGTTGGAGTCAT GTTCTTCCAAACTCAATGGAACCGCTAGGAGTTGCTGTTTTGAGGTCTCATGGATTCTTTACACATCCATCCTGGTATTGGACTGGAGTAGGAGCTTTGATTGGATATACACTCATATTCAACGTTTGTTTCACTGTGGCTCTCACTTATCTAAACC CATTAGAGAAGCAACAGGCTGTTAAATTGGAAGAATCTCAAAGCAAAGAACATGATGAGAAGAGTGGAGAAGTTGGTTGGTCACAGAACAAAGGAAATAGCTTGATTCCACAAATCAACTCAG ATAATGGAGAAGAGTGTACTAATCATAACAAGAAAAGAGGAATGGTTCTTTCATTTGAGCCGCATTCCATCACTTTTGATAAAATCACGTACTCTGTGGATATGCCACAG TCAATGAAGAACCAAGGTGTTGTTGAGGACAAATTGGTGCTTCTCAAGTGTGTTAGTGGTGCTTTTAGGCCAGGTGTTCTGACAGCCCTTATGGGAGTGAGCGGTGCTGGTAAAACTACTCTAATGGATGTACTGGCTGGTAGAAAAACTAGAGGATATATTGAGGGAAATATTTCAGTTTCTGGGTATCCAAAGAAGCAAGACTCATTTGCCAGAATTTCTGGATACTGTGAGCAGAATGACATCCACTCTCCTTATGTTACTGTCTATGAATCCTTGATGTACTCAGCATGGCTGCGTCTATCTACGAAGATTAGTTCTGGAACCAGGAAG ATGTTCGTTGATGAAGTGATGGGACTCGTAGAGCTGAATCCATTAAGGCAAGCACTAGTAGGGTTATCTGGTGAAAGTGGTCTCTCAACCGAGCAGCGGAAGAGGCTGACCATTGCGGTTGAACTAGTGGCAAACCCTTCTGTAATATTCATGGATGAACCAACTTCAGGTTTAGATGCAAGAGCTGCTGCTATTGTTATGAGAGCGGTTAGGAACATTGTGGACACGGGAAGAACAATAGTGTGCACTATTCATCAGCCAAGCATCGACATATTTGAAGCTTTCGATGAG TTGTTTTTAATGAAGCAAGGAGGACAGGAGATGTATGTAGGGCCACTAGGTCGTCATTCTTGCCATTTGATCAAGTACTTTGAG GGAATTGAGGGGGTGAGCAAAATCAAGAATGGATACAATCCAGCTACTTGGATGTTGGAAGTTACCACTTCAGCAAAAGAAACGGCATTAGGAATTGATTTTGCTGATGTTTATAGAAGTTCTGAAATTTATAG GAGAAACAAATCCCTTATTGAAGAACTGAGTACCCCTGCTCCTGGTTCAAAGGACCTCTACTTCCCTACTCGATACCCTCAGTCATTTTTCACTCAATGCAAGGCTTGCTTATGGAAACAACATTGGTCATACTGGCACAATCCGGAATACAATGCCATAAGGTTGATCTACACAACTGTCGTAGCCTTGCTGCTTGGGACAATGTTCTGGAATCTTGGTTCCAAAAT GGAAAAACAGCAGGAGCTCTTTAATGCAATTGGTTCTATGTATGCTTCTGTTATCTTTCTTGGTATTGAAAATGCCATGACAGTGCAGCCAATAGTGGCTGTTGAACGAACTGTCTTTTATAGAGAACGAGCTGCTGGAATGTATTCTGCCTTGGCATATGCCTTTGCACAG CTCACAATTGAGCTCCTTTATGTTTTTGCACAAGCTGTGATCTACAGTGTCCTAGTTTATGCGATGATTGGATTTGAGTGGACTGTGGCTAAATTCTTTTGGTACCTATTCTTCATGTTTTTCACTTGTTTGTACTTCACCTTCTATGGCATGATGGGGGTGGCCTTGACACCAAACCAGCATGTTGCTGGTATAACTTCTAATGCATTTTATGCATTATGGAACCTCTTTTCCGGGTTCATCATCCCACGAACT AGAATTCCTATATGGTGGAGATGGTACTATTGGGCATCCCCAATGGCTTGGACCTTGTATGGATTGACTGTATCACAGTTTGGAGATATACAGGCCAAGCTCAACACAGGTGAAACAGTACAAGAGTTTCTGAGAAGTTACTTCGGTTTCAAACAAGAATTTCTAGGAGTGGTTGCAGCTGTAGTTGTTGGATTTGCACTACTCTTTGCATTTACCTATGCCTTCTCCATCAAGATGCTGAATTTCCAATGGAGATAA